A stretch of Pangasianodon hypophthalmus isolate fPanHyp1 chromosome 9, fPanHyp1.pri, whole genome shotgun sequence DNA encodes these proteins:
- the ice2 gene encoding little elongation complex subunit 2 isoform X1 — MELKWDQAPVTDPGPFSKDVFDKFSLAPTIKELWAMLQSPDEKADVKKDTKVNPAAHASQSSRAKSNKTTPQTNIKHGHGTSDCREALPECKNKVAETMEEICFPTPKVPYPCFSSLSRKERVMHIYSIKNNKQDKAPQNLIEKVKKEVAEFMKYLQDVSKVCADDYNFMPTGATHYSEEYFKHCLDHMRNYPQVYSIQEITSLTGGKFVPDISLNFEKRLLAMGTIDMVEKQMLPENTQLAMDYESISAVNPPVKKATRFHTPISSDTNAEKLSATYEPHVCLAKEAFLQLLNNSVGFTEAWELPVCVKANPAKGSTQSKTVYIDPPLLKTEMTWRERNHLFLEESVKLAYKKTGSNPLFFLTSEDYCNRTDFATAEASSRPVVSFDSTDIDFEADLTDLESFGESCQLKKKVKDNDSKNQAPSKSETLGLSKPKVELDKGKTSHKLPEEASPPKDIISALSTPAKEEAQDETARASVEDSSVDESAETTLNSVSEEDPLSSTVEETAECTPTKRLRHSSVNTDSDEERLIIDDPSSPLSSVASKKNQVTPAAPENFTDPNTSSVSELNVLLSPSSSAKGAKKGAKRPRVSADCDQLGHILRMQNAMLKSTTAKSQEPPKAPAADCRPPEPKPNHQTVSLVKPSVSSYLDLEHREGLQNEPAAPATSQPTAQRKRLLREDLLVSAEDEEDYEAPEEGSVLYKLYSLLDVLLMVRSTVSIAHPRHDQETFRAVPVHVLPKLEYQLCYGAECLTHAEACQLWAEQQLHSSTVSFIGRINAHTSKIVQLQELKPDWIQSTSCDFKPARCLNTLHHILKKVMSLQEGRYLLGHKSGEAFLTIFKASDGTKPTRSVCDLQAVHCGPPVIPEAKIPWVPVDPFVLMPFHKKYCRPPCTFPPRPPTQPKAGGCKGARLGNSMTASAQGWQGSAGTPSQKRKKKNRKKKQQTNKNTCTE; from the exons CCCAGATGAAAAAGCTGATGTGAAAAAAGACACAAAGGTAAATCCAGCTGCTCACGCCTCACAATCCAGTCGTGCCAAAAGTAACAAAACCACGCCACAGACCAACATCAAACATGGCCACGGAACTTCAGACTGCAGAGAAGCTCTTCCTGAATGTAAGAATAAAGTTGCTGAGACTATGGAAGAGATATGCTTCCCTACACCGAAAGTGCCCTACCCCTGCTTCTCCTCTCTCAGCCGCAAAGAAAGAGTGATGCATATATACTCCATTAAGAACAACAAGCAGGACAAAGCTCCACAG aatttaATAGAGAAGGTGAAGAAAGAGGTGGCAGAGTTTATGAAGTACCTGCAAGATGTCTCTAAAGTGTGCGCTGATGATTATAACTTCATGCCCACGGGAGCTACTCACTATTCAGAG GAGTATTTTAAACATTGCTTGGACCACATGAGGAACTACCCACAGGTTTACAGTATTCAAGAAATCACCAGTTTAACAGGGGGGAAATTTGTCCCCGACATTTCGCTCAACTTTGAGAAACGGCTGCTTGCAATG GGCACCATAGACATGGTAGAAAAACAAATGCTGccagaaaacacacaacttGCAATGGATTATGAGTCCATTTCAGCTGTGAATCCTCCAGTTAAAAAGGCCACTCGTTTCCACACA ccTATCAGCAGTGACACAAATGCAGAGAAGCTCAGTGCTACATATGAGCCACATGTGTGTCTAGCGAAAGAGGCCTTCCTTCAGCTGCTGAACAACAGTGTTGGGTTTACTGAGGCATGGGAACTGCCGGtctgtgtgaaagcaaaccCTGCAAAAG GTAGCACTCAGAGTAAAACGGTGTACATCGACCCCCCTCTGCTGAAGACAGAGatgacatggagagagagaaatcaccTCTTTCTTGAGGAGAGTGTAAAACTGGCATACAAGAAGACAGGCTCAAACCCTCTGTTTTTCCTCACATCAGAGGACTACTGCAATAGGACTGACTTCGCCACAGCA GAGGCGAGCAGTAGACCAGTTGTTTCATTTGACAGCACTGATATAGATTTTGAAGCAGATTTGACCGACTTGGAGTCATTTGGGGAGTCTTGTCAACTGAAAAAGAAAGTCAAGGACAATGATTCGAAAAATCAAGCACCCTCTAAAAGTGAAACACTGGGATTATCAAAACCTAAAGTAGAATTAGATAAAGGCAAAACCTCACACAAATTACCTGAAGAAGCTTCCCCACCTAAAGACATTATATCAGCACTTTCTACACCAGCAAAGGAAGAAGCGCAAGATGAAACAGCCAGGGCGAGTGTAGAGGACAGCTCAGTGGATGAGAGTGCTGAGACTACTTTGAATTCTGTATCTGAAGAGGATCCTTTGAGCTCTACTGTAGAAGAGACCGCAGAATGTACACCAACCAAGCGACTAAGGCATTCCTCTGTAAACACAGATTCTGATGAGGAACGCCTCATTATTGATGACCCAAGCTCCCCACTGAGCAGCGTAGCAAGTAAGAAGAACCAGGTGACACCAGCAGCTCCGGAGAACTTCACTGACCCCAACACATCCTCTGTGAGTGAGCTGAATGTGCTCCTAAGTCCCAGCAGCTCTGCTAAAGGAGCTAAGAAAGGAGCCAAGAGACCCAGAGTCTCGGCGGATTGCGACCAGCTAGGGCACATTTTGCGAATGCAAAATGCCATGCTGAAATCCACGACGGCTAAAAGCCAAGAACCTCCAAAAGCACCAGCTGCAGACTGTCGTCCACCAGAACCAAAACCCAACCACCAAACTGTGTCTCTGGTCAAACCTAGTGTGTCCTCGTACCTGGACTTGGAACACAGAGAAGGGCTGCAGAATGAGCCTGCTGCTCCTGCCACCTCTCAGCCCACAGCACAAAGAAAAA GGCTGCTGAGAGAGGATCTGCTGGTGAGTGCCGAGGATGAGGAGGACTATGAAGCTCCTGAGGAGGGCAGTGTACTGTATAAACTCTACAGCCTGCTAGATGTGCTGCTGATGGTGCGCAGCACTGTGTCCATTGCTCATCCCAGACATGACCAAGAAACTTTCAGG GCGGTCCCTGTGCATGTGCTGCCCAAGCTGGAGTACCAGCTGTGTTACGGAGCCGAGTGTCTGACCCATGCTGAGGCCTGCCAACTGTGGGCTGAGCAGCAGCTTCACTCCAGCACGGTATCTTTCATAG gtcggATTAATGCACACACATCAAAGATTGTGCAGCTTCAAGAGCTCAAGCCTGACTGGATCCAGAGCACCTCCTGTGATTTCAA ACCAGCTAGGTGCTTGAACACTCTCCACCACATACTGAAAAAAGTCATGAG CTTACAAGAGGGGAGATATCTGTTGGGTCACAAATCTGGCGAGGCTTTTTTAACCATATTCAAAGCTAGTGATGGAACAAAGCCCACTCGCAGTGTCTGTGACCTCCAGGCTGTCCACTGTGGACCTCCTGTAATCCCAGAGGCCAAAATCCCCTGGGTTCCAGTGGATCCCTTCGTTCTTATGCCGTTTCACAAGAAATACTGTAGACCTCCATGCACCTTCCCTCCACGTCCACCCACACAGCCTAAG
- the ice2 gene encoding little elongation complex subunit 2 isoform X2, with the protein MEEICFPTPKVPYPCFSSLSRKERVMHIYSIKNNKQDKAPQNLIEKVKKEVAEFMKYLQDVSKVCADDYNFMPTGATHYSEEYFKHCLDHMRNYPQVYSIQEITSLTGGKFVPDISLNFEKRLLAMGTIDMVEKQMLPENTQLAMDYESISAVNPPVKKATRFHTPISSDTNAEKLSATYEPHVCLAKEAFLQLLNNSVGFTEAWELPVCVKANPAKGSTQSKTVYIDPPLLKTEMTWRERNHLFLEESVKLAYKKTGSNPLFFLTSEDYCNRTDFATAEASSRPVVSFDSTDIDFEADLTDLESFGESCQLKKKVKDNDSKNQAPSKSETLGLSKPKVELDKGKTSHKLPEEASPPKDIISALSTPAKEEAQDETARASVEDSSVDESAETTLNSVSEEDPLSSTVEETAECTPTKRLRHSSVNTDSDEERLIIDDPSSPLSSVASKKNQVTPAAPENFTDPNTSSVSELNVLLSPSSSAKGAKKGAKRPRVSADCDQLGHILRMQNAMLKSTTAKSQEPPKAPAADCRPPEPKPNHQTVSLVKPSVSSYLDLEHREGLQNEPAAPATSQPTAQRKRLLREDLLVSAEDEEDYEAPEEGSVLYKLYSLLDVLLMVRSTVSIAHPRHDQETFRAVPVHVLPKLEYQLCYGAECLTHAEACQLWAEQQLHSSTVSFIGRINAHTSKIVQLQELKPDWIQSTSCDFKPARCLNTLHHILKKVMSLQEGRYLLGHKSGEAFLTIFKASDGTKPTRSVCDLQAVHCGPPVIPEAKIPWVPVDPFVLMPFHKKYCRPPCTFPPRPPTQPKAGGCKGARLGNSMTASAQGWQGSAGTPSQKRKKKNRKKKQQTNKNTCTE; encoded by the exons ATGGAAGAGATATGCTTCCCTACACCGAAAGTGCCCTACCCCTGCTTCTCCTCTCTCAGCCGCAAAGAAAGAGTGATGCATATATACTCCATTAAGAACAACAAGCAGGACAAAGCTCCACAG aatttaATAGAGAAGGTGAAGAAAGAGGTGGCAGAGTTTATGAAGTACCTGCAAGATGTCTCTAAAGTGTGCGCTGATGATTATAACTTCATGCCCACGGGAGCTACTCACTATTCAGAG GAGTATTTTAAACATTGCTTGGACCACATGAGGAACTACCCACAGGTTTACAGTATTCAAGAAATCACCAGTTTAACAGGGGGGAAATTTGTCCCCGACATTTCGCTCAACTTTGAGAAACGGCTGCTTGCAATG GGCACCATAGACATGGTAGAAAAACAAATGCTGccagaaaacacacaacttGCAATGGATTATGAGTCCATTTCAGCTGTGAATCCTCCAGTTAAAAAGGCCACTCGTTTCCACACA ccTATCAGCAGTGACACAAATGCAGAGAAGCTCAGTGCTACATATGAGCCACATGTGTGTCTAGCGAAAGAGGCCTTCCTTCAGCTGCTGAACAACAGTGTTGGGTTTACTGAGGCATGGGAACTGCCGGtctgtgtgaaagcaaaccCTGCAAAAG GTAGCACTCAGAGTAAAACGGTGTACATCGACCCCCCTCTGCTGAAGACAGAGatgacatggagagagagaaatcaccTCTTTCTTGAGGAGAGTGTAAAACTGGCATACAAGAAGACAGGCTCAAACCCTCTGTTTTTCCTCACATCAGAGGACTACTGCAATAGGACTGACTTCGCCACAGCA GAGGCGAGCAGTAGACCAGTTGTTTCATTTGACAGCACTGATATAGATTTTGAAGCAGATTTGACCGACTTGGAGTCATTTGGGGAGTCTTGTCAACTGAAAAAGAAAGTCAAGGACAATGATTCGAAAAATCAAGCACCCTCTAAAAGTGAAACACTGGGATTATCAAAACCTAAAGTAGAATTAGATAAAGGCAAAACCTCACACAAATTACCTGAAGAAGCTTCCCCACCTAAAGACATTATATCAGCACTTTCTACACCAGCAAAGGAAGAAGCGCAAGATGAAACAGCCAGGGCGAGTGTAGAGGACAGCTCAGTGGATGAGAGTGCTGAGACTACTTTGAATTCTGTATCTGAAGAGGATCCTTTGAGCTCTACTGTAGAAGAGACCGCAGAATGTACACCAACCAAGCGACTAAGGCATTCCTCTGTAAACACAGATTCTGATGAGGAACGCCTCATTATTGATGACCCAAGCTCCCCACTGAGCAGCGTAGCAAGTAAGAAGAACCAGGTGACACCAGCAGCTCCGGAGAACTTCACTGACCCCAACACATCCTCTGTGAGTGAGCTGAATGTGCTCCTAAGTCCCAGCAGCTCTGCTAAAGGAGCTAAGAAAGGAGCCAAGAGACCCAGAGTCTCGGCGGATTGCGACCAGCTAGGGCACATTTTGCGAATGCAAAATGCCATGCTGAAATCCACGACGGCTAAAAGCCAAGAACCTCCAAAAGCACCAGCTGCAGACTGTCGTCCACCAGAACCAAAACCCAACCACCAAACTGTGTCTCTGGTCAAACCTAGTGTGTCCTCGTACCTGGACTTGGAACACAGAGAAGGGCTGCAGAATGAGCCTGCTGCTCCTGCCACCTCTCAGCCCACAGCACAAAGAAAAA GGCTGCTGAGAGAGGATCTGCTGGTGAGTGCCGAGGATGAGGAGGACTATGAAGCTCCTGAGGAGGGCAGTGTACTGTATAAACTCTACAGCCTGCTAGATGTGCTGCTGATGGTGCGCAGCACTGTGTCCATTGCTCATCCCAGACATGACCAAGAAACTTTCAGG GCGGTCCCTGTGCATGTGCTGCCCAAGCTGGAGTACCAGCTGTGTTACGGAGCCGAGTGTCTGACCCATGCTGAGGCCTGCCAACTGTGGGCTGAGCAGCAGCTTCACTCCAGCACGGTATCTTTCATAG gtcggATTAATGCACACACATCAAAGATTGTGCAGCTTCAAGAGCTCAAGCCTGACTGGATCCAGAGCACCTCCTGTGATTTCAA ACCAGCTAGGTGCTTGAACACTCTCCACCACATACTGAAAAAAGTCATGAG CTTACAAGAGGGGAGATATCTGTTGGGTCACAAATCTGGCGAGGCTTTTTTAACCATATTCAAAGCTAGTGATGGAACAAAGCCCACTCGCAGTGTCTGTGACCTCCAGGCTGTCCACTGTGGACCTCCTGTAATCCCAGAGGCCAAAATCCCCTGGGTTCCAGTGGATCCCTTCGTTCTTATGCCGTTTCACAAGAAATACTGTAGACCTCCATGCACCTTCCCTCCACGTCCACCCACACAGCCTAAG